From the Candidatus Neomarinimicrobiota bacterium genome, the window TGACAGCCGATCGCTCATTCGGAAATTCTACATATGTCCACTTGGGTTTAATGATCTAATGATGCGAGGTTACATATTTGTGAAGAATCTTCTTATTTACCTCATACTGGCACTCTTGATTTCTGGTCTCTCCGCGGATACGGGTATCATCCGGGGGGTAGTCCTTGACGAAGCGACGCAGCAGCCTCTCATCGGCGCTAACGTTATGATTGTGGATACCCACCTCGGCGACGCCACCGATCTGGAAGGGAAGTTTGAGATAACAGGGATCGGCGTCGGAACGAGGCATCTTCAGGTGAGCATGATGGGCTATGAGAAGAGGGTATTTCTCAACCTGATGATCACCACCGCGCGCCCTCTGAACCTGATCATTGAGCTAAAAATGGAGTCCCTTGAAGGGGAAGCCATAGAGG encodes:
- a CDS encoding carboxypeptidase-like regulatory domain-containing protein — translated: MKNLLIYLILALLISGLSADTGIIRGVVLDEATQQPLIGANVMIVDTHLGDATDLEGKFEITGIGVGTRHLQVSMMGYEKRVFLNLMITTARPLNLIIELKMESLEGEAIEVTGKAFTRSSASVLSTMHVDNFEIRSDPGGAFDIQRMVQSLPSVTSASDQENEIITRGGMPGENLFL